One genomic window of Papilio machaon chromosome 17, ilPapMach1.1, whole genome shotgun sequence includes the following:
- the LOC106721460 gene encoding uncharacterized protein LOC106721460 isoform X1, translating to MPLMPVYIELAVVSCRVNYYFISLNMSILFNSAVCIPALESEYRPFIRSMSATGLTSQAQLQYILQWFQEFSEYQREDFLPVLAAACSDKPDQLAATLSKLSCQDKPVSLFQCRIKLFNEWYPTWTEEERERLVNKISEIDAEFSMKLQEAVLKGIQVNGKDDEVILNDENTPEKEEKKEVEEENKEFPSPTQDNISIEITAAS from the exons ATGCCATTAATGCCAGTCTATATTGAACTCGCCGTGGTGTCGTGTCGtgttaactattattttatctctCTTAACATGAGTATCTTATTTAATTCTGCAGTATGCATACCAGCACTTGAAA GTGAATATCGTCCCTTTATCCGCAGTATGTCTGCCACAGGTTTAACATCACAAGCCCAGCTGCAGTACATACTGCAGTGGTTCCAGGAGTTCAGTGAGTATCAGCGTGAAGATTTCCTACCTGTCCTAGCTGCAGCATGCAGCGATAAACCTGATCAACTTGCAGCAACTCTCTCCAAACTCTCATGCCAAGACAAACCTGTCAGCTTGTTTCAGTGTCGT ataaaattgtttaatgaaTGGTATCCAACATGGACTGAAGAAGAAAGAGAGAGATTGGTTAATAAGATATCGGAAATTGATGCAGAATTTAGTATGAAACTACAAGAAGCAGTATTAAAAGGAATTCAAGTTAATGGAAAAGATGATGAAGTAATACTGAATGATGAAAATACACCGGAGAAGGaagaaaagaaagaagttGAAGAAGAAAACAAAGAATTCCCTTCTCCGACTCAGGATAACATATCTATTGAAATAACGGCTGCTTCTTAA
- the LOC106721460 gene encoding uncharacterized protein C14orf119 isoform X2, which yields MSATGLTSQAQLQYILQWFQEFSEYQREDFLPVLAAACSDKPDQLAATLSKLSCQDKPVSLFQCRIKLFNEWYPTWTEEERERLVNKISEIDAEFSMKLQEAVLKGIQVNGKDDEVILNDENTPEKEEKKEVEEENKEFPSPTQDNISIEITAAS from the exons ATGTCTGCCACAGGTTTAACATCACAAGCCCAGCTGCAGTACATACTGCAGTGGTTCCAGGAGTTCAGTGAGTATCAGCGTGAAGATTTCCTACCTGTCCTAGCTGCAGCATGCAGCGATAAACCTGATCAACTTGCAGCAACTCTCTCCAAACTCTCATGCCAAGACAAACCTGTCAGCTTGTTTCAGTGTCGT ataaaattgtttaatgaaTGGTATCCAACATGGACTGAAGAAGAAAGAGAGAGATTGGTTAATAAGATATCGGAAATTGATGCAGAATTTAGTATGAAACTACAAGAAGCAGTATTAAAAGGAATTCAAGTTAATGGAAAAGATGATGAAGTAATACTGAATGATGAAAATACACCGGAGAAGGaagaaaagaaagaagttGAAGAAGAAAACAAAGAATTCCCTTCTCCGACTCAGGATAACATATCTATTGAAATAACGGCTGCTTCTTAA
- the LOC106721636 gene encoding CLIP domain-containing serine protease 2, with the protein MDIKCKAVVLSILATLVAAQKTCQSGATCVRVQDCPAILSIVKDRADYTRDVVAKLRCSSNEYKICCPPVFEEAGSLFKPQSALPDTSVCGIMTNDRIVGGSITELDEHPWLALLRYDKPNGWGFYCSGVLISSKYVMTAAHCLKGNELPPTWLLTQVRLGEWNITSSRDCVEDDCSPSVQDISVVDRIAHENYHPDDMHQHNDIALLKLARDVVYSDFVKPICLPLTKTQRTNSFDGYEMEVAGWGKTETKSMSEIKLKVRVPVVNSSTCANIYKKAGRFINEKQLCAGGKQGQDSCRGDSGGPLMAAMPSAQNWFVVGVVSYGPSPCGTSNWPGVYTRVSSYIEWIQSKISR; encoded by the exons ATGGATATAAAATGCAAAGCAGTTGTTTTGAGTATTCTAGCTACGCTTGTTGCAGCCcaaa aaACATGTCAAAGCGGAGCTACTTGTGTTAGAGTACAAGATTGTCCCGCCATTCTGAGTATTGTGAAAGACCGGGCAGACTACACCAGGGATGTTGTGGCAAAATTACGATGTAGCTCAAACGAG tacaaaatatgCTGCCCTCCAGTTTTCGAGGAAGCAGGCTCATTATTCAAGCCGCAGTCAGCGTTACCAGATACCAGCGTGTGCGGGATAATGACCAATGATAGGATCGTTGGAGGATCTATCACCGAGCTCGATGAACATCCTTGGCTAGCTCTACTGCGATATGATAAAC CAAACGGCTGGGGTTTCTACTGTTCTGGAGTTTTGATATCATCGAAATACGTGATGACCGCCGCACATTGCCTCAAAGGAAATGAACTACCACCCACTTGGTTGTT aactCAAGTGCGACTTGGCGAATGGAATATAACCAGCTCGAGAGATTGCGTCGAAGACGATTGCAGCCCGTCTGTCCAAGACATCAGTGTTGTTGATCGCATAGCTCATGAAAACTACCACCCCGATGATATGCACCAACACAATGATATAGCACTCTTGAAATTGGCGCGTGACGTTGTGTACTCAG ATTTCGTAAAACCAATATGCCTTCCGTTAACCAAGACCCAACGTACTAACTCGTTCGACGGCTACGAAATGGAAGTAGCGGGATGGGGCAAAACTGAAACAA AATCGATGTCCgagataaaattaaaggtCCGAGTTCCGGTAGTTAATTCGAGCACCTGTGCAAATATATACAAGAAAGCTGGTAggtttataaatgaaaagcaACTTTGTGCCGGAGGCAAACAGGGGCAGGACTCATGCCGAGGGGACTCCGGTGGACCTCTTATGGCCGCGATGCCCTCCGCACAGAACTGGTTCGTGGTCGGAGTGGTGTCATATGGTCCCAGTCCGTGTGGCACTTCAAATTGGCCCGGAGTGTACACACGAGTCAGCTCTTATATAGAATGGATACAATCAAAGATTAGTCGTTAA